The window AACCGCGAAGCCAGAACATCCTGCGGCACACCGTCTTCATGAAACAATTCCGCAAGAAAGGGGACCTGCCCCTGTTCCACCCCCATAGTCGCCATCCTTTCACGAATATAGCGGGCCACCAGTCGGTGCAGCTTGCTTATCCGATAGCCGAACGAAGTTGCTCGTGAGTGCATGGCTCCCTTCCTCTTTTATTTGTTGCCTAGGCAACGGTTAAATATGACTGACCGACCTCCAAGTCAAGCACCCGCATGATACTCCTTGTCAGAGAGAGACAATTGCCTGTTCATTTTATAGGAAAATCGCTTATACTACGCTCGGATGCAGGCAAACAGCCAACCAAGGGAGCCAGCTATGGATTTCAGCACGATTCTTGAGCGCCGCCGCGCCATCAACTTCTTCGATCCAGCCAGAGACGTTCCGCAGACCCTGCTGGAACAGATGATACAGGACGCCTCGTTAACGCCTTCCAGCTACAATCTTCAGCCGTGGAACCTCATTGCCCTGAGGGAACTGGATGACAAAATGCGCTTGCGCAACGTCGCCATGAACCAACCCAAAGTAAGCGAAGCGCCTGTGGTGCTGATTGTTCTTGCAGACACCAAGGGCTGGGAAAAGGGACACCCCACTGTTGAACGCAACTTCGAGGAAATGCTCAAGGCGGGATCGATAAAACAGGAACGGAGAGATTGGTTTTACGGTGCCTGCGCCAGACTCTACGGTAAAAGCCATGACACGCAGTTTGCCTTTGGCGTGAAGAACACCGCCTTCTTTGCCATGTCGCTCATGTATGCCGCAGCCAACCTCGGACTGGATACCCACCCCATGGACGGCTTTGACCATGACGGAGTAAGGCGGGAGTTCAACATACCTGACCACTACTGGATTCCCCTTCTCATGGCCGTTGGTTACTTCAATGAGGAAGAAACAAAGCCCGCAAGAAAATGGCGCAAATCCCCTGCCGAAATTCTGGTCCGCTTCGACAAGTAGCAGGATCAATAAGAAGCGCCCCGTATGGCAACATACGGGGCGCTTTTCATTGGTCTTGTCAGATCAAAGCTACTTGAGGCCGACGCGATCTGCTATCTCAAGGCACATGCCCGCCTTGTTCAGCGTATACAAATGAATACCGGGAGCCCCGCCATCTATGAGGCGACGAATCTGTTCCACGGCAAAGGCAAGGCCAGCTTCCTTCACGGCCTGATCTCCGCCCTTCTCGTTAGCTTCTTCAAGCGCAAGGTAAAGCTTGCCGGGAATGTTAGCCCCGCAGAGCGTGAGAATACGCTTAACCGAAGACAGGCTCTGGATGGGAAGAATACCGGGAAGCACAGGGGTATGTACGCCCATGGCGCGCAACTGTTCCACAAAGCTGAAGTACTCACGCACATCAAAGAAGAGCTGGGTAACGATGAAATCGCTTCCGGCATCAACCTTTACCTTGGTGAAAGCAAGATCGTCACGGAAGGTCTGCGACTCGGGATGCGCGGCGGGATAGCCAGCCACGCCGATACCGAAATCCGGGCAGCAGGTGCGCACAAAGGAAACAAGATCAGAAGCGTACTTGAATTCCTGATCAGCCCAGTCAAAATCACCGTTACGGGGAGCATCACCACGCAACGCGAGGATGTTGTTCACGCCTTCGCCACGAAGACGCTGAAGAAAATCGCGAATCTTGCTACCGTCAGCGCCAACACAGGTCAGGTGCGCCATCGGCTCTATGCCGATCACGTTCTTGATATGCGCCGTGATTTCAAGTGTATTATCCTGCGTGGAACCGCCTGCACCATAGGTAACAGACGCAAACAGAGGATTCAGGGCCTTGAGGCGCTCCACGGTACGGAAAAAGCTGGGCCAGTTCTCGCGTTCTTTCGGAGGAAAAAATTCAAGAGAATAAAACGGGGAACTCTGGGCTCTGATAAGGTCAATGATCTTCAATGTTCTATCCTCGTACATTTGGAGCTTGCGTTACGAAACTGCACTGCCGGCAACTTGGCAGCCACCACCACACCTGCTTTCTCAACTTTCATTATCTGAAGATGATACTGAACCAAGCAGGATGGCACCGTTTCCCTTCTGTTGAACTCATATATATCAGGAAATCTTGATACGTCAATATCTAATTATGTTGATTATCGCAAATAAGCATCCCTCGTGCTGGACATTGGGACTGGGGAGATGTACCTCTCAAAAAACACCGGATAATCCTGCGGGGATAGTCATCTCCCCGTAAGTGGAATCGATACGGTTAATACTCTGACACAGGATGATACATGTATTTCTGGCAAATTCTTTTTCTGCTTCTGGCTGCGGCAGTCGCCGCTTATGCCCATCTCCGCCCGCAAAGCGACATAGCTGCCAAGCGTCTGCGCAAGCTGATGATCTGGTTTTTCCCCTATGCATTCATCACAATCGGGCTCTGCGCCCTCTTCCTGCAACCGGCGTGGGTAGCGGTAGTCTTTCTGCTCAGCGCAGCCGCGTGCTTCATCCTGTTTCTTAAAAAAGACATACAATAGCCGTTCATAATATAGCACTACAGCCAGCATATCAGACATGAAATCAGCACACGGCCATACCCAAAGCCCCCGGAAGCGTTGCCTGCAGGCAATCCGCTTCCTCCTTACGGCTTTACTGTCACTGGCTGCCATTCATGCCCATGCTGCTGAGACATGGATCGAACTGGAACCCGGGCTGCACATGGCCTCATTTCCGGTATCCATCACCGACATTTCAGGAGACTCCTTCACACAGGAAGACGGCCTGACTATATTACGCATCCAACCTGCGCACTATGAGTTTGTTCTGCTGACAAGTTCGGAAAAGGGCATCCAGCTGACTCCGGCCCAATGGGCGGAACAGAACAACCTGATTGCCGTAATCAACGCATCCATGTATCTGCCGGACAACCGAAAGAGCACAGGCTACCTGCGCAACGGTGATCACATCAACAACGACTATATCAACAAGCGGTTCGGCTCATTTTTCGTAGCCTCACCGATTCCCTCCCCTGCTGCCAGCTACAACGGTACCACAGCCTCAGCCGCAAAACTGCCTCCGGCGACGATTCTGGACAAACAGGCTGACGACTGGGAATCAATGATTCCCCAATACCGCATTGTCGTGCAGAATTTCCGCATGATCAATGCGTCGCGCGTACCTCTTTGGCCTGAGGCAGGCGACGAGTTCTCCGTCGCCGCCATAGCTATGGACAATACGCAGGCAATACTGTTCATCCACTGCCGCCCTGCAGTGACCGTGCGGGACCTGACGGAACTTCTTCTCGAGTTGCCGCTAGGTCTTCAACGGGCCATGTATGTGGAAGGTGGGCCCCAGGCCAGCCTGCACATAAGGACCGACAAGATCCGCAATACCTGGTCAGGACGCCACGCGGGCGATTTCTGGAGCGGCACCCGGACGGAGTGGCCGCTGCCCAACGTGCTGGGCATTCGCAAACGCTGATGTATCTCCCATTCGGATAAAACGCCTTCCACATGGTTGCCATGCCGAAAAAGAGGTATTAAGTTCTGCCCACATGAACGAGATAGTGTGAGGAGCTTTTCATGCCGTTATACGATTTTATGTGCCGCAAATGCGGCGAGATTTTTGAAGAAATTACCGCCCCCGATTGCACAGGAGGCGAACCCTGCCCTGCTTGCGGCAGCGTGGAAACCGACCGCAAACTCAGTGCCCACTGCGCCATTCCCGGATCCGGCGTCAACCGTATCCCGGGCAGCCTGCAGCGTGGCGGCGGCGCCAAGATGGAGAAGGTTCCCATGCCCAAGAAACCCATTCCACAGCGCCCCAAAGCGGCTGCCTGCCCCAAGGCCGGTGCTTGCCCCAGCGCCGGGGGATGTGGTTCAAAATAACAACATAAGGCCGGGTACCCCGGCCTTTCCTTTTTATGGAGCATTGCGGTGCAGTTCTTTGTAAGGGCCCGCCTCTCCTGCAAACAAAAAAGGCCGGAACTATGTTCCGGCCTTTTCAATTTCTGAAATCAGCTTGACTACATGGCTTTGGAAGTAGCCAACATGTATATCTCGTGCGGATCAAGGATGAGCACAACAGAGCCATCACCCATAATGGTGGCACCGGAAATGCCCTTGACGTCTCCAAGATATTCACCAAGCGGCTTGATAACAATTTCCTGCCGCTCATGCAGCTTATCCACAACAATACCGAGGCGACGCTGGTTATCGTGAATGACGACCACGGACAGAACTTCAGGCTGCTCTTCCGGTTCAGAAAGCTCCAGCAGTTCCGCCATATTCACGATGCCGAGCACTTCGCCGCGCAGGGTAACAGCCTTGCGTCCCTTCACGTCTGTCAGACGGCGTGCCTCAATCTTGGTCGTCTCGGAAACGGCGTCCAGAGGAATGGCGAAGTTCTCACCGGCCACGTTAACCATCAGGGCATCGATGATCGCCAAGGTCAGGGGCAGAGACAGGGTGAAACGCGTGCCCTTGCCGATCTCGGAACTAATGGTGACGCTCCCCTTCAGGTTCTTGATGTTGGTGCGGACAACGTCCATGCCAACGCCTCGGCCGGAGATATCGGTAATGGTTTCGGCAGAAGAGAAGCCGGGGGCGAAGATAAGCTCCATGGCTTCACGGTCATCCAGATTCTTCGCTTCTTCGGGTGAAATGATGCCCTTGCGGATGGCTACTTCGCGCATCTTTTCAGGGTCAATGCCCTTACCATCGTCCTCGATTTCAATGGCGACCGAGTTACCGCGGTGGTAGGCACGCAACCACACCTTGCCCTTGGCAGGCTTGCCTGCGGCAATACGCACATCTTCCGGCTCAACGCCGTGGTCCATGGCGTTTCGAATAAGGTGCACCAACGGGTCACCAATGACTTCCACAACGCTCTTGTCCAGTTCAGTTTCTTCACCTTCCATGAACAGGTCCACTTCCTTGCCGCTCTTGCGGGAAAGGTCACGAACCAGTCGGGGGAATCGTGAAAACACGGAGGACACCGGCACCATTCGCACCTTCATGATGGTATCCTGAAGGTCGTCGGAAATGCGCGCCATGGCATAGGTGGTTTCAGTGAGGTTCTGGGCCACGTCCGCAACATCTACATCCTGCCCGCTTTCCAAATGCCGCGCGAGCATGGTGTAGCGGTTACGGTTGATGATAAGCTCACCGATGAGGTTCATCAGATGGTCGAGCTTTTCATGGTCAACTCGAATGGTGGACGAAGACTTACCCTTGGCCTGATCTCCCTGTGCCGGAGGCGCTGCGGGAGCCGCGGGAGCCGCAGGTTTGGCTGCTGCTGGCTTGGCTGGCGATGCAGCGGGCTTGGCTGCAGGCTTGGGGGCGGTTTTAGGCGCAGCCGGGGCTGCTTTTGGAACCGCCGGGGCAGGCTTGGGGGCCGCAGGAGCCTGAGCAGGCTTAGCCTCAGGCTTCGGCTCAGGTTTGGGTTCGGGCTTCGGAGCAGGGGCAGGTTCTGGCTTGGGAGCGGCCTGAGGCGCAGGTACTTCTTCCTCGGAGACTGCTTCAGCACCAACTGCCACAGGTGCAGCGGTCATCTTGCTCTTGTCTATGCCAAGCTTATCAAGTTCTTCCCCCAGCATGTCGAACAGGATGTCTATTTCCTGCGACAGGATGGGCAGCATGAGGCCAAAATCAAGATCGCTGCTGCGAGCATTATCCACCAGCCCTGCCGTACGTCCGGCATGCACCTTTACGGCTTCAAATCCCATGTAACCGCTGGAATTCTGCACCGTGGTCAGGCTTCTGAACAAAACATCGATGTAATCGCGCTGGGAGGCATCCTTTTCAAGCTCGCTCATGGCCAGATTGATGGCGGCATTCTGCTGTGCGGTTGTTGTGAGGAAAAGGTCCACATCCTCCTCATCAAGCCCGCTGTCCCCTGCTACCTCTGCAGAATCAGGCACGTCAGCAGCCGAAACATCCGCAGCAGCAGGCGCAGGTGCGGCAGCTTCCTGCCGTCCTCTCACCGGAGCCTCGATAACACCTTCATTCACAGCCTTCTGCAACAAGGTTACGGCATCCGTAATAACCAGAGGAGTCACGGTACCGGATGAGGGATCCACCTTGGCAACGAGGCTGTCTATAATATCAACGACGAAAAGCAAAAGATCGATCAACCCCTGAGAAACAGCAAGTTCGCCCTTGCGAGCACGATTCAGCAGGGTCTCCGCCTCATGCGTGATGCTGTTCAACTCGTTAAAGCCGATAATGCCGCTGTTGCCTTTCAAGTTATGGAAATAGCGGAAGATATCGTTAACAAGTTCGCCTGGCTCCTGAGGGTTCTTCTCAAGTTCAAGCAGACCGCTACTGAGGACTTCCGTCATCTCGCGAGCTTCTTCAATAAAGTCGCGCAGATGCCCTTCACCAAAGGCGGTCAGGGAATACGGAGTGCCTTCTCCCATCTCCAGAGAGGATGCATCATCAGACAGTACGCCCTCTGCAGCCACTTCAACAGGTTCTGCCGGAACTGCTTCGGCTGCAGCTGTAGCAGGAGATTCTCCTGCAAGCAGGGCATCAAGCGTATGGATAATGGGCTCCGTCTCTACATCACCTTCGCCCCCTTCCGTCTCCAGATTGTCGATCATCTGGCGCAGGGCATCAGTGGCAGACAGAATTACGTCCATGATCTCGGCCGTGACGCTCATGTCGCCCTTTCGCAGCTCGTCCATAATGTTCTCGGCCTTGTGCGCAAGAACATTGATTTTGTTCAAGCCCAAAAAACCGGAAGCGCCCTTGAGGGAATGCATGGGACGGAAAATTTCGTTGAGCAGCGAGACATTGCCCGGCTCCTTTTCGAGCTCAAGCAAGTTCGGCTCGATGGTCTCGAGATGCTCTTTCGCTTCAACTATAAAGTCCGCAAATATTTCCGGATCCATGAAATCTTGACTCATGTTGCATCCTCAACGTTGGAGAGCCCTGCGCAATAGAGAACAGTAACCAACTGATTTTTCAGGAACATCATTCAATTCAAACTAAAGAGACGATAAAAACACTTGTTGTTGCAATAACATATCGGCATCAACTTAAAAAAGCTTAGCCCAAAAGCATTTTTACGTTCTTAACCATCTTCTCGGGCTGAGCGGGCTTAACCATGTAGAGGTTTGCACCAAGACTCATCCCCATCTGAATATCCTTATCCTGCCCTTCCGTGGAAAGCATGACAATGGGGAGATCCCTGTAGGCATCCTGCTCACGGACGGTCTTGATGAAGGTAAAACCGTCCATGCGGGGCATGTTCACGTCGGAAATAATCAGGTCGACACGATCGGCGGAATACAGTTTCTCCAGGCCATCAAGCCCGTCTTCAGCCGTAGTTACCTTGAATCCTTCCTTTTTCATAATGAAGGCCACCAAGTTACGAACCGTCTTGGAATCATCAACAATAAGAATATGCTTGCTCATTCCGGCCTCCTAAATCTGAAGAACACTATCTACTATATGATCAACAGAAATTATTCCGATCAACTCATCCCCGGATTTCATCAGCCCGGAAATGAAATCAACATTCACCCCGAGGTGCGACTCAATGGCCCAGTCTATCATATCCTGCGTTGCTCTATACATCGTGTGCACCGCTTCGATCATCAATCCGATCTGCAAACCGTGCCGACGGCAGACAACAATGAACTGGTCCTGATTCTCCTTGGAGGATGGTATACCGAGCAGATCCCGCAGACGGACAAGAGGTGTCACCCTGCCACGAAGATTCACCACCCCGGCAATGAATGAAGGTGCGGCCGGCAAACGGGTCGGCGGCATGTAGCGCAGCACCTCCTGAACGGTCATGATCGGCACGGTAAATTCCTGAGAACCGACATAAAAACTTACCAGCTGCAATTCCGGCGCATTCCGCAGTTGCTCCGCAAGGTCAGGCTCGCGTTCAATGGCAGGAGCAGTCCTGTTTTTGGCCTTCACAGCTCCTGCCGCAACGGACTCTGCTGCGCCAGCCCGTCCGCCGGAAACAGCTGCCGTGGCCGCAGTTGCCTGCGGAGGTTCCAGCCCCAGCTTCTTGAGAGCTGCAGCCTGATCCATGCCGAGATACTTCTGCATGAATGCCAGCTCTGCAGGGGTAAACTGTCCCTTTTCTCCAGCCGGAGCAGTTACAAACTCCTGATCCTGGAAATACTCTTCCGGTGTCTTGATCATAGCAACATCACTATCTCGTTAGCGAGGAGCTCATATCCTTTAGCCCCGCGACATTCCGGATCAATATCGTACACAACCTTGCCAAGGGCGCTTGCATCACGAAAGCGCGTATCAATGCCAATAACAGTCTTAAACATTTTGTCGCCCATTTTCTTACCCAGCAACTCCAGAACCCTGCGACAGGCACCGGCACGCTTGTCATACATCGTGGGCAGAGCGCGATAGTTAATTGGCTCGGGTAACACCTTGTTCAGCAGGCGTATACTGTCAAACAGCAACTTCAGACCATGCAACGCCAGAAAATCCGTCTGAATGGGAATAATCAGCAAGTCGCAGGCCACCAACGCATTAATCTGCAGCAATCCGAGATGCGGGGGGCAGTCCAGAATGACGTAGTCGTATTCCTTGCTAACCAATCCAAGCGAAAGTTTGAGAATCCCGCCCTTTCCGGGCCTGTCCCTGAGATCTCCCTCCAGCTCCGAAAGCCGGATAGACGCAGGCACCATGTCAAACAGCTGCCCTTCCTGCCGGTAACGAATTTTCTGCCAGACCTCCATCCAGCTTTCTTCCGGACTCGTGAACAGGTCATACGCCGTGAATTCAACCGAATCCGGATAATAACGCTGGTGCACCGAAGCGCATGCATGCGGGTCCAGATCCATGACCAGAATCCGTTTACCCATTCTTGCCAACGCAGCTCCGAGAGACAGAGCCGTGGTCGTCTTGCCCACGCCCCCTTTCTGGTTGGCCACTGCCAGAATTCTACTGTTCATTACAGCACCCCTGCAGCCCGGTGTGTCACACGTCCTCCGTTACTCCAGCTTCCTGTAGACAATAGCCCCTTTATGATGTTCCGGCTTGAAGGCGCGCGTTATGTTATGCAGCGACTCTGAATGGCCGATAAGCATGGAACCGCCCGGGAGCAGGTTGTCGTAGAAGGACCCGATAACCTGCTTCTTCATGTTGTCATCAAAGTAGATGATAACGTTGCGGCAGAATACGACATGCGAAGGCTCAACCCGTTTAAGCTGCATACGGTCGCTCAAATTGATCTGACCGAAGGAGACAAGACGCTTTACTTCAGGCTTCACCTTGTACACCAGATCGCTCTGCGTAAAGTAACGGGATACTATTTCCTTGGGAGTCGTCCGCAGCGCATATTCCGTATAGATGCCCCTTCGGGCAGACATGAGCACTGCCTCGGAAAGGTCGTTGGCCGTAATCTTGATGTCCCAAGCACTGATCTCTGTCTTGAGAACATCGTGCAGAATCATGGCAATGGTATACGGCTCTTCACCTGTGGAACAACCGGCAGACCAGATGCGCAGTTTTTTCTGACGCTTTTTGCGCAGATCATCCAGAAGCGGAGGCAGGACATTCTCCTCAAAAACCTTCAGCTGCGGCGGATTCCTGTAGAAACTGGTTTCATTGGTGGTGACCACCTCGAACAGCTTCGACAATTCCTGACGCTTGCCCGCATCGTAACGCAGGAAATAATAATACTCCCCGAAGGTTTTGAGATTCAGTTCCTTGAGCCGGTTGGCAAGACGGTTTTCGATGAGATACTTGCGGTTATCCGCGATGTAGATACCGCATTGATCATAAATGAAATCCCTAAGTTGTCGGAATTCCTCATCGGAGACCTTCTGCTCCTTCTTCAGGGTGATCGTCTTCGAGAACAGTGAAGACATCTACTCTCCCTCCCCTTCGTTCTGGCGAATCTTCTCCGCCGCTTCCTGCGCCGCCTGCTGCAATTCCGGATCCTCATGATCCAGAAGCGCCAGCAACGCACGGAAGGCCATCTTGCCGCCAATTTCGCCAAGAGCCTCGGCAGACTTCAAACGAACCAGCGGACTCTCGGATTCAAGCAATTCGATCAGACGTGTTACGCCAGCCTTGCTGGCCCGTTTTCCCAAGGCCTCAATTGCGCGAACGACAACCCAGTCATCTGAATCCTGCAAGGCTTCAATCAGATGAGATTCAACATCTTCAGATACACATCCGCCGATAAGGTCGACTAGCGCCAGACGTACTTCACGGTTTTCATCATGCAGACGGGGAACAACAAGAGAAAGCCTGTCAAATTCGGCCGAACACCCCTGAAACAACGACTCAAGCGCTATCTTGCGTATATCCGGCACTTCGTCTTCCAATGCCGCAGTCAAAATCTCCAGATTCTCATCCACACCCAACTTGCCGAGAGCATAGACAGCCATCATACGCTGGAGCGGGTCGGGACTGTTGTGATAATCACGGAAACGTTCAACCATATGCGGATCTTCAAGCGCAATGCAGGCATCAAGAGCGGCTTCCTTCACGTCGTCATAAGGATGCTCAAGCAGGGCAAACAGCCTGTCGCCGCTTTCAACGGATTTGATCCTCTCGCCAAGGAAGTAAAGGGCAGACTTGAGAACATTACCATCCTTATGACGATCAAGCACGTCAAGGAAGAACTCTCTGGCCTCTTCATCAGCCGTTTCCGCAAGGGCATGTATAATCGCCCGCTGCTCATCGCGATTCTTGCTCCAGAACTCATCAATAAGGAGCTGAACAGCGGCCTTGTCCTCCATATGCAGGATGGCTTCCACGGCAATACGAACGGAGTATTCGTCACCAGTGCGGACAACTTCCGCGATGGCGGGATTAAACCCGATGGAGGCGATGCTTTGGACAATCGCAAGTAGACGCTCATGATCCCTGTCCGCATCAAGCGTAGCTGCAAGGCGCATCAGCTCCGCAGAGGCCTTCTCGCCCCCAACGTATCCCAGTCCCAGCACGGCGGCGTCCTGAATATCCTCGTCTTCATCCTCAAGCGCTGCCAGCAGGTACAGGCGGAATTTGTCGCGCTCCTTGTCTACAAGCAAATTGAGCGATTTGCCGCCCAGAATCTGGACAATGGCCTTCACGATCTTGTTGCGCAATGGTCCGGGAGAGGAATCCAGTCGCTTCATGAGCACGCTCACGGCCTTGATGTTGCCCATTTCGCCA is drawn from Desulfovibrio mangrovi and contains these coding sequences:
- a CDS encoding nitroreductase family protein — translated: MDFSTILERRRAINFFDPARDVPQTLLEQMIQDASLTPSSYNLQPWNLIALRELDDKMRLRNVAMNQPKVSEAPVVLIVLADTKGWEKGHPTVERNFEEMLKAGSIKQERRDWFYGACARLYGKSHDTQFAFGVKNTAFFAMSLMYAAANLGLDTHPMDGFDHDGVRREFNIPDHYWIPLLMAVGYFNEEETKPARKWRKSPAEILVRFDK
- the metF gene encoding methylenetetrahydrofolate reductase [NAD(P)H]; translation: MKIIDLIRAQSSPFYSLEFFPPKERENWPSFFRTVERLKALNPLFASVTYGAGGSTQDNTLEITAHIKNVIGIEPMAHLTCVGADGSKIRDFLQRLRGEGVNNILALRGDAPRNGDFDWADQEFKYASDLVSFVRTCCPDFGIGVAGYPAAHPESQTFRDDLAFTKVKVDAGSDFIVTQLFFDVREYFSFVEQLRAMGVHTPVLPGILPIQSLSSVKRILTLCGANIPGKLYLALEEANEKGGDQAVKEAGLAFAVEQIRRLIDGGAPGIHLYTLNKAGMCLEIADRVGLK
- a CDS encoding FmdB family zinc ribbon protein yields the protein MPLYDFMCRKCGEIFEEITAPDCTGGEPCPACGSVETDRKLSAHCAIPGSGVNRIPGSLQRGGGAKMEKVPMPKKPIPQRPKAAACPKAGACPSAGGCGSK
- a CDS encoding CheR family methyltransferase, coding for MSSLFSKTITLKKEQKVSDEEFRQLRDFIYDQCGIYIADNRKYLIENRLANRLKELNLKTFGEYYYFLRYDAGKRQELSKLFEVVTTNETSFYRNPPQLKVFEENVLPPLLDDLRKKRQKKLRIWSAGCSTGEEPYTIAMILHDVLKTEISAWDIKITANDLSEAVLMSARRGIYTEYALRTTPKEIVSRYFTQSDLVYKVKPEVKRLVSFGQINLSDRMQLKRVEPSHVVFCRNVIIYFDDNMKKQVIGSFYDNLLPGGSMLIGHSESLHNITRAFKPEHHKGAIVYRKLE
- a CDS encoding ParA family protein, with the translated sequence MNSRILAVANQKGGVGKTTTALSLGAALARMGKRILVMDLDPHACASVHQRYYPDSVEFTAYDLFTSPEESWMEVWQKIRYRQEGQLFDMVPASIRLSELEGDLRDRPGKGGILKLSLGLVSKEYDYVILDCPPHLGLLQINALVACDLLIIPIQTDFLALHGLKLLFDSIRLLNKVLPEPINYRALPTMYDKRAGACRRVLELLGKKMGDKMFKTVIGIDTRFRDASALGKVVYDIDPECRGAKGYELLANEIVMLL
- a CDS encoding phosphodiester glycosidase family protein — protein: MKSAHGHTQSPRKRCLQAIRFLLTALLSLAAIHAHAAETWIELEPGLHMASFPVSITDISGDSFTQEDGLTILRIQPAHYEFVLLTSSEKGIQLTPAQWAEQNNLIAVINASMYLPDNRKSTGYLRNGDHINNDYINKRFGSFFVASPIPSPAASYNGTTASAAKLPPATILDKQADDWESMIPQYRIVVQNFRMINASRVPLWPEAGDEFSVAAIAMDNTQAILFIHCRPAVTVRDLTELLLELPLGLQRAMYVEGGPQASLHIRTDKIRNTWSGRHAGDFWSGTRTEWPLPNVLGIRKR
- a CDS encoding response regulator → MSKHILIVDDSKTVRNLVAFIMKKEGFKVTTAEDGLDGLEKLYSADRVDLIISDVNMPRMDGFTFIKTVREQDAYRDLPIVMLSTEGQDKDIQMGMSLGANLYMVKPAQPEKMVKNVKMLLG
- a CDS encoding HEAT repeat domain-containing protein, giving the protein MSEHTDILKQLNSSEPAELREAAFAAGQMKVAEAIPLLAKHIQSSNLGVQEAADRALRQIGGDAVVQAVIPLLRSDDAPLRNISMDILREVGAHDLQALIDLLHDDDPDIRIFMSDILGTSDNRIAVAPLCEALLKDPEVNVRYQAAVSLGTLGFSEAADCLNKAMKDEEWVQFSVIEALAKIGVDSSVNALARALDTSSDLVCSMIVEALGEMGNIKAVSVLMKRLDSSPGPLRNKIVKAIVQILGGKSLNLLVDKERDKFRLYLLAALEDEDEDIQDAAVLGLGYVGGEKASAELMRLAATLDADRDHERLLAIVQSIASIGFNPAIAEVVRTGDEYSVRIAVEAILHMEDKAAVQLLIDEFWSKNRDEQRAIIHALAETADEEAREFFLDVLDRHKDGNVLKSALYFLGERIKSVESGDRLFALLEHPYDDVKEAALDACIALEDPHMVERFRDYHNSPDPLQRMMAVYALGKLGVDENLEILTAALEDEVPDIRKIALESLFQGCSAEFDRLSLVVPRLHDENREVRLALVDLIGGCVSEDVESHLIEALQDSDDWVVVRAIEALGKRASKAGVTRLIELLESESPLVRLKSAEALGEIGGKMAFRALLALLDHEDPELQQAAQEAAEKIRQNEGEGE
- a CDS encoding chemotaxis protein CheW, with amino-acid sequence MIKTPEEYFQDQEFVTAPAGEKGQFTPAELAFMQKYLGMDQAAALKKLGLEPPQATAATAAVSGGRAGAAESVAAGAVKAKNRTAPAIEREPDLAEQLRNAPELQLVSFYVGSQEFTVPIMTVQEVLRYMPPTRLPAAPSFIAGVVNLRGRVTPLVRLRDLLGIPSSKENQDQFIVVCRRHGLQIGLMIEAVHTMYRATQDMIDWAIESHLGVNVDFISGLMKSGDELIGIISVDHIVDSVLQI
- a CDS encoding chemotaxis protein CheA — its product is MSQDFMDPEIFADFIVEAKEHLETIEPNLLELEKEPGNVSLLNEIFRPMHSLKGASGFLGLNKINVLAHKAENIMDELRKGDMSVTAEIMDVILSATDALRQMIDNLETEGGEGDVETEPIIHTLDALLAGESPATAAAEAVPAEPVEVAAEGVLSDDASSLEMGEGTPYSLTAFGEGHLRDFIEEAREMTEVLSSGLLELEKNPQEPGELVNDIFRYFHNLKGNSGIIGFNELNSITHEAETLLNRARKGELAVSQGLIDLLLFVVDIIDSLVAKVDPSSGTVTPLVITDAVTLLQKAVNEGVIEAPVRGRQEAAAPAPAAADVSAADVPDSAEVAGDSGLDEEDVDLFLTTTAQQNAAINLAMSELEKDASQRDYIDVLFRSLTTVQNSSGYMGFEAVKVHAGRTAGLVDNARSSDLDFGLMLPILSQEIDILFDMLGEELDKLGIDKSKMTAAPVAVGAEAVSEEEVPAPQAAPKPEPAPAPKPEPKPEPKPEAKPAQAPAAPKPAPAVPKAAPAAPKTAPKPAAKPAASPAKPAAAKPAAPAAPAAPPAQGDQAKGKSSSTIRVDHEKLDHLMNLIGELIINRNRYTMLARHLESGQDVDVADVAQNLTETTYAMARISDDLQDTIMKVRMVPVSSVFSRFPRLVRDLSRKSGKEVDLFMEGEETELDKSVVEVIGDPLVHLIRNAMDHGVEPEDVRIAAGKPAKGKVWLRAYHRGNSVAIEIEDDGKGIDPEKMREVAIRKGIISPEEAKNLDDREAMELIFAPGFSSAETITDISGRGVGMDVVRTNIKNLKGSVTISSEIGKGTRFTLSLPLTLAIIDALMVNVAGENFAIPLDAVSETTKIEARRLTDVKGRKAVTLRGEVLGIVNMAELLELSEPEEQPEVLSVVVIHDNQRRLGIVVDKLHERQEIVIKPLGEYLGDVKGISGATIMGDGSVVLILDPHEIYMLATSKAM